Proteins encoded in a region of the Zea mays cultivar B73 chromosome 2, Zm-B73-REFERENCE-NAM-5.0, whole genome shotgun sequence genome:
- the LOC100283453 gene encoding Protein NRT1/ PTR FAMILY 8.3 (The RefSeq protein has 4 substitutions compared to this genomic sequence), whose translation MEEGGEHTSLLVKDDASCHGEETQSLLEANLGPQLKSKCSDWRAPALILGLECLESMAFNGIATNLVVYLRSVLHGGIASSAATVSLWYGTSFFVPILGAAIADTCLGNYKTILISLIMYLFGIVLITVATFMPSTSVLCDVSSCLSSNGTQTMIFFAGLYLTAVGCGGVRSALLPFGANQFNNENSLDIKKRRNFFSLFYICVIFGVITSGTIIVWVQENVSWAIGYGVATTCIGLALIGFLVGTPIFQEDEPCGSPVKSIFQVIVASFRNMSLEVPADSCLLYEVGSNHIQRTKLAHSDDFRFLDKAAVISDPSLVYGGCRSSWSICTVTEVEELKILIRLLPIWVTGIFFGAAISQMHTTFIQQGTVMDTKIGSLSIPPASLYSFEVICVTLWVLAVNKVLVPAIRTYFANGVELTQLQRIGIGRFLMIFAMAMAALLETKRLHIVQEGELLSIVWQLPQYFVIAGAECFGIITQLEFFHGQAPDSMKSILTAFALLTTALGNYLSSAIITLIAGVTRVWHSPGWIPDDLNKGHLDYYYWCLTTLSLVNFVVYLYFASKYKLKKVVC comes from the exons ATGGAGGAGGGTGGCGAGCACACGAGTCTTCTGGTCAAG GATGATGCATCATGTCATGGCGAGGAAACACAGAGTCTATTGGAAGCAAATCTAGGGTCACAGCTGAAAAGTAAATGCTCTGATTGGAGAGCACCGGCACTCATCCTGG GATTGGAATGCTTGGAGAGCATGGCTTTCAATGGCATTGCCACAAACCTAGTTGTGTATCTCCGTTCAGTTCTCCATGGGGGTATTGCTTCCAGTGCAGCAACTGTATCTCTTTGGTATGGGACAAGCTTCTTTGTGCCAATTCTTGGAGCCGCCATAGCAGATACTTGCTTGGGAAATTATAAGACCATCTTGATCTCCCTTATCATGTACCTATTT GGAATAGTACTAATTACAGTTGCAACGTTCATGCCTTCTACTTCAGTCTTGTGCGACGTCAGTTCATGCTTGTCATCAAATGGAACTCAAACCGTGATTTTCTTTGCTGGTTTGTATCTCACTGCTGTTGGATGTGGAGGAGTAAGATCTGCATTGCTTCCGTTTGGTGCTAACCAGTTCAACAACGAGAACAGTCTAGAcataaaaaagagaagaaatttCTTCAGCTTGTTCTATATATGTGTCATCTTTGGTGTGATTACTTCTGGGACAATCATAGTTTGGGTTCAGGAAAATGTTAGCTGGGCTATTGGATATGGAGTCGCCACTACATGCATAGGTCTTGCTTTGATAGGATTTCTGGTGGGAACACCAATATTCCAAGAAGATGAGCCTTGTGGTTCTCCAGTGAAGAGTATTTTCCAGGTTATTGTTGCCTCTTTTAGGAACATGAGCTTGGAAGTACCTGCTGATAGCTGTCTTCTGTATGAGGTCGGGAGCAACCACATACAAAGGACAAAACTTGCTCACTCTGATGATTTTAG GTTCTTAGATAAGGCGGCAGTTATTTCTGATCCAAGCCTGGTGTATGGAGGCTGTCGAAGCTCATGGAGCATATGTACAGTTACTGAAGTTGAGGAACTGAAAGTACTTATCCGCTTGCTCCCAATATGGGTGACTGGAATATTCTTTGGTGCTGCGATCTCGCAAATGCACACCACTTTTATTCAGCAGGGAACTGTGATGGACACCAAGATCGGTTCCCTGTCCATTCCACCAGCATCCTTATACTCATTTGAAGTGATATGTGTCACGCTTTGGGTACTTGCTGTCAACAAAGTGCTTGTGCCGGCAATCCGAACGTATTTTGCAAATGGGGTAGAGCTCACACAGTTACAGAGGATTGGGATCGGTCGTTTCCTGATGATCTTTGCCATGGCAATGGCAGCACTTCTAGAAACCAAGAGGCTGCATATTGTTCAGGAGGGGGAACTGCTAAGCATTGTATGGCAGCTTCCACAGTACTTCGTCATTGCTGGGGCTGAGTGCTTCGGTATCATCACTCAGCTGGAGTTCTTTCGTGGCCAGGCGCCAGACTCCATGAAGAGCATTTTAACGGCATTTGCATTGCTCACCACTGCCCTTGGGAATTACTTGAGCTCAGCTATCATCACCCTCATCGCAGGGGTGACCAGGGTATGGCATAGCCCTGGTTGGATACCAGATGATCTGAACAAAGGACACCTTGACTACTACTACTGGTGTCTTACTACCCTCTCATTGGTGAATTTTGTTGTGTATCTGTATTTTGCTAGTAAATACAAATTGAAGAAAGTTGTTTGTTAA